A window from Citrus sinensis cultivar Valencia sweet orange chromosome 5, DVS_A1.0, whole genome shotgun sequence encodes these proteins:
- the LOC102626083 gene encoding transcription factor bHLH61-like, with product MEFSEHGFLEELLALRRDAYTWDTSIPAEMNQIFSDGNWIYDCFDENPAAFSPNSFSAPIHQQDHFNYNNFFNEAAYCPYGDDQLSAPQLTDSSSMNTLDSHTHTPPSFPIQEEAPLSMMELDGEEPNNLLADEFQNLEMLQNCFKVEPVHESPETLPVFNMGTDCLERKSRNKKLGGQPSKNLMAERRRRKRLNDRLSMLRSIVPKISKMDRTSILADTIDYMKELLDKISSLQQEIQAGSNNLETGIFKDVKPNEIVVRNSPKFDVERTNMDTRVEICCAGKPGLLLSTVTSLEALGLEIQQCVISCFNDFAMQASCSEGVEQRETLSCEDIKQALFRNAGYGGKCL from the exons ATGGAGTTTAGTGAGCATGGCTTCTTAGAGGAATTGTTAGCTCTGAGaagagacgcttacacttggGATACTAGTATTCCTGCGGAAATGAATCAGATTTTTTCTGATGGTAATTGGATTTATGATTGTTTTGATGAGAACCCAGCTGCCTTTTCTCCAAATTCTTTCTCAGCTCCAATTCATCAACAAGATCACTTCAATTACAATAACTTCTTCAATGAGGCTGCCTATTGTCCATATGGTGACGATCAGTTGTCAGCTCCGCAGCTTACGGATTCATCATCCATGAACACGCTCGATTCGCACACGCATACGCCGCCTTCATTTCCAATTCAAGAAGAGGCTCCATTGTCCATGATGGAGTTGGATGGCGAAGAGCCTAACAATTTACTCGCTGATGAGTTCCAGAATTTGGAGATGCTGcaaaattgtttcaaagtaGAGCCTGTTCATGAGTCTCCGGAAACGCTCCCTGTTTTTAACATGGGGACTGATTGCCTGGAAAGGAAGAGTAGAAACAAGAAGTTGGGTGGGCAGCCATCAAAGAATCTAATGGCTGAGAGGCGGCGAAGGAAGAGATTAAATGACAGGCTCTCAATGCTCAGATCAATAGTTCCTAAGATAAGCAAg ATGGACAGAACATCTATACTTGCAGATACAATAGACTACATGAAAGAGCTGCTTGACAAAATCAGTAGCTTGCAGCAAGAAATTCAAGCAGGTTCAAATAATTTGGAGACTGGCATTTTTAAGGATGTGAAGCCAAATGAAATCGTAGTAAGAAATTCACCAAAG TTTGATGTGGAAAGAACAAATATGGATACCCGGGTTGAGATTTGCTGCGCAGGGAAGCCAGGATTGTTGCTGTCGACGGTAACGAGTCTTGAAGCACTCGGTCTTGAGATTCAGCAGTGTGTTATTAGTTGCTTCAATGACTTTGCAATGCAAGCTTCTTGCTCAGAG GGAGTGGAGCAGAGAGAAACTTTGAGTTGTGAAGACATAAAGCAGGCATTATTTAGGAATGCAGGATATGGAGGAAAATGTTTGTAG
- the LOC102624962 gene encoding auxin-responsive protein IAA8-like isoform X1 translates to MSPPPGVGEEKRGPGNVNLLASPASMGSVCQKSSVIKERNYMGLSDSSSMDSSVVSSVSGESSKSSLNLKATELRLGLPGSQSPERGSELCLLGPAQLDEKPLFPLHPTSDSHYPSQKNVVSGNKRGFSDAMDGFLEGKYLSSSELLSPRAAPNLGLKSGSIQENLGPQTAKGKEMANQKAVQERPHVNNETITNHNGSANNSSSAPAAKAQVVGWPPIRSFRKNSLATSSKNNDEVDGKAGSSALFVKVSMDGAPYLRKVDLKNYSKYQELSSALEKMFSCFTIGQYGSHGALGREMLSESKLKDLLHGSEFVLTYEDKDGDWMLVGDVPWEMFIGTCKRLRIMKSTDAIGLAPRAVEKCRNRN, encoded by the exons atgTCTCCACCACCTGGTGTTGGTGAGGAGAAGAGGGGTCCTGGCAATGTCAATTTACTGGCTTCTCCAGCCTCCATGGGCAGCGTATGCCAAAAAAGCTCGGTAATAAAAGAGCGTAACTACATGGGATTATCAGACTCTTCTTCAATGGACAGCTCAGTGGTCTCCAGTGTCTCCGGTGAGAGTAGCAAGAGCAGTCTGAATCTCAAGGCTACAGAGCTGAGGCTCGGACTTCCTGGGTCCCAGTCTCCAGAGAGAGGTTCGGAACTCTGCCTCCTAGGTCCTGCGCAACTGGATGAGAAGCCATTGTTCCCTTTGCATCCAACAAGTGATAGCCACTACCCATCACAGAAGAATGTTGTTTCTGGAAATAAAAGGGGGTTCTCTGATGCTATGGATGGGTTCTTAGAG GGGAAATATCTTTCTAGTTCTGAGCTATTGTCACCCAGGGCTGCTCCAAACTTGGGGCTGAAGTCAGGTTCTATTCAAGAGAACCTTGGGCCTCAAACCGCTAAAGGCAAAGAGATGGCCAACCAAAAAGCAGTGCAGGAAAGGCCTCATGTTAACAATGAGACCATAACAAACCATAATGGTTCTGCAAATAACAGTAGCAGTGCACCTGCTGCCAA GGCACAGGTTGTGGGTTGGCCACCAATTAGATCATTTAGGAAGAATTCATTGGCCACTTCGTCTAAGAATAATGATGAAGTAGATGGAAAAGCAGGTTCCAGTGCTCTGTTTGTTAAGGTCAGCATGGATGGTGCTCCTTATTTAAGAAAAGTGGACTTGAAAAATTACTCTAAATATCAGGAACTATCTTCTGCCCTTGAGAAGATGTTCAGCTGTTTTACAATTG GGCAATATGGATCTCATGGGGCTCTGGGCAGGGAGATGCTGAGTGAAAGCAAGTTGAAGGATCTGCTACATGGCTCAGAATTCGTTCTCACTTATGAAGACAAAGATGGGGATTGGATGCTTGTGGGTGATGTCCCCTGGGA GATGTTTATTGGTACATGCAAGAGGTTGAGGATTATGAAGAGCACTGATGCCATTGGCCTAG CGCCAAGGGCTGTGGAGAAATGCAGGAACAGAAACTAG
- the LOC102624962 gene encoding auxin-responsive protein IAA9-like isoform X2: protein MSPPPGVGEEKRGPGNVNLLASPASMGSVCQKSSVIKERNYMGLSDSSSMDSSVVSSVSGESSKSSLNLKATELRLGLPGSQSPERGSELCLLGPAQLDEKPLFPLHPTSDSHYPSQKNVVSGNKRGFSDAMDGFLEGKYLSSSELLSPRAAPNLGLKSGSIQENLGPQTAKGKEMANQKAVQERPHVNNETITNHNGSANNSSSAPAAKAQVVGWPPIRSFRKNSLATSSKNNDEVDGKAGSSALFVKVSMDGAPYLRKVDLKNYSKYQELSSALEKMFSCFTIGQYGSHGALGREMLSESKLKDLLHGSEFVLTYEDKDGDWMLVGDVPWE from the exons atgTCTCCACCACCTGGTGTTGGTGAGGAGAAGAGGGGTCCTGGCAATGTCAATTTACTGGCTTCTCCAGCCTCCATGGGCAGCGTATGCCAAAAAAGCTCGGTAATAAAAGAGCGTAACTACATGGGATTATCAGACTCTTCTTCAATGGACAGCTCAGTGGTCTCCAGTGTCTCCGGTGAGAGTAGCAAGAGCAGTCTGAATCTCAAGGCTACAGAGCTGAGGCTCGGACTTCCTGGGTCCCAGTCTCCAGAGAGAGGTTCGGAACTCTGCCTCCTAGGTCCTGCGCAACTGGATGAGAAGCCATTGTTCCCTTTGCATCCAACAAGTGATAGCCACTACCCATCACAGAAGAATGTTGTTTCTGGAAATAAAAGGGGGTTCTCTGATGCTATGGATGGGTTCTTAGAG GGGAAATATCTTTCTAGTTCTGAGCTATTGTCACCCAGGGCTGCTCCAAACTTGGGGCTGAAGTCAGGTTCTATTCAAGAGAACCTTGGGCCTCAAACCGCTAAAGGCAAAGAGATGGCCAACCAAAAAGCAGTGCAGGAAAGGCCTCATGTTAACAATGAGACCATAACAAACCATAATGGTTCTGCAAATAACAGTAGCAGTGCACCTGCTGCCAA GGCACAGGTTGTGGGTTGGCCACCAATTAGATCATTTAGGAAGAATTCATTGGCCACTTCGTCTAAGAATAATGATGAAGTAGATGGAAAAGCAGGTTCCAGTGCTCTGTTTGTTAAGGTCAGCATGGATGGTGCTCCTTATTTAAGAAAAGTGGACTTGAAAAATTACTCTAAATATCAGGAACTATCTTCTGCCCTTGAGAAGATGTTCAGCTGTTTTACAATTG GGCAATATGGATCTCATGGGGCTCTGGGCAGGGAGATGCTGAGTGAAAGCAAGTTGAAGGATCTGCTACATGGCTCAGAATTCGTTCTCACTTATGAAGACAAAGATGGGGATTGGATGCTTGTGGGTGATGTCCCCTGGGAGTAA